Proteins from one Setaria italica strain Yugu1 chromosome V, Setaria_italica_v2.0, whole genome shotgun sequence genomic window:
- the LOC101767617 gene encoding probable glutathione S-transferase GSTU6, with amino-acid sequence MDAAGARELKVLGAWASPFVLRVRVALHLKGLDYEYVEEDLTNKSELLLASNPVHEKVPVLLHAGKPVCESMLIVEYLDEAFAGASPPLLPADPHGRAAARFWAAYVDGELLSSWLAIHAAGTEDDKAAAVARTLAAVDALEGALADAEQRSGCEGWFGGEGVGFVDLALGGFVPAIQASEPTTGLRIVDPARTPRLAAWVDRFRALHAARAAMPPIDRLVEMGKKRLTEAHAAAAGAPEASK; translated from the exons atggatgctgcCGGAGCTCGCGAGCTCAAGGTGCTGGGCGCGTGGGCGAGCCCCTTCGTGCTGCGGGTGCGCGTGGCGCTGCACCTCAAGGGCCTGGACTACGAGTACGTGGAGGAGGACCTGACCAACAAGAGCGAGCTGCTCCTCGCCTCCAACCCCGTCCACGAGAAGGtccccgtcctcctccacgCAGGCAAGCCGGTGTGCGagtccatgctcatcgtggagtACCTCGACGAGGCCTTCGCCGGAGCCAGCCCGCCGCTCCTACCCGCCGATccccacggccgcgccgccgcccgatTCTGGGCCGCCTACGTCGACGGCGAG CTGCTGAGCTCGTGGCTGGCGATCCACGCGGCGGGGACGGAGGACgacaaggcggcggcggtggcgcggacCCTCGCGGCGGTGGACGCCCTGGAAGGCGCGCTCGCGGACGCGGAGCAGCGCTCGGGGTGCGAGGGGTGGTTCGGCGGCGAAGGCGTCGGGTTCGTGGACCTCGCGCTCGGCGGGTTCGTGCCGGCGATACAGGCGTCGGAGCCGACGACCGGGCTGAGGATCGTGGACCCCGCAAGGACGCCGCGGCTGGCAGCGTGGGTGGACCGGTTCCGCGCGCTCCACGCGGCCCGGGCGGCCATGCCGCCGATCGACCGCCTCGTCGAGATGGGAAAGAAGAGGCTCACGGAAgcgcacgccgcggcggcgggggcgccggaGGCAAGCAAATGA
- the LOC101768015 gene encoding vacuolar cation/proton exchanger 1a has translation MASMEAGLVRKHPSDAGGLREARYGPHGHSASARTAHSMSASALRKKSDASLVRKVPFAPLRPVLANLQEVFLGTKLAVLFPAVPLAIAARYAHFGQVWVFALSLLGLIPLAERVSFLTEQIAIYTGPTVGGLLNATCGNATELIIALFALMQGKIEVVKCSLLGSVLSNLLLVLGTSLFCGGIVNLNVDQPYDRKQADVSTGLLILGALCQSLPLMLRYAVGAGEHSVAADTTGLELSRACSIVMLLAYAAYLFFQLKTHTQLFEPQEIDDDGEVDQEEAVIGFASGFFWLAFKTVLIAILSEYVVGTIEPTSQSWGLSVSFISIILLPIVGNAAEHAGAIIFALKNKLDITLGVALGSATQISMFVVPLSVIVAWIAGIQMDLDFKLLETGTLFVSVIVTAFTLQDGASHYLKGILLLLCYIVIGACFFVTRQPASHANGNGGGLAVPTGTWNAQVA, from the exons ATGGCGAGCATGGAGGCCGGTCTGGTGCGCAAGCACCCGTCGGACGCCGGCGGCCTCCGCGAGGCGCGGTACGGGCCGCACGGGCACTCGGCGAGCGCCCGCACGGCGCACAGCatgtcggcgtcggcgctgcgCAAGAAGTCGGACGCGTCGCTGGTGCGCAAGGTGCCGTTCGCGCCGCTGCGGCCGGTGCTGGCCAACCTGCAGGAGGTCTTCCTCGGCACCAAGCTCGCCGTGCTCTTCCCCGCCGTGCCGCTCGCCATCGCCGCGCGGTACGCGCACTTCGGCCAG GTGTGGGTGTTCGCGCTCAGCTTACTCGGCCTCATCCCTCTCGCCGAGCGTGTCAGCTTCCTCACCGA GCAGATCGCGATATACACTGGCCCCACTG TGGGCGGCCTCCTGAACGCGACGTGCGGCAACGCCACGGAGCTCATCATCGCGCTCTTCGCACTCATGCAGGGCAAGATCGAGGTCGTCAAGTGCTCCCTCCTCGGCTCCGTCCTCTCCAACCTGCTGCTCGTGCTCGGCACCTCCCTCTTCTGCGGGGGCATCGTCAACCTCAACGTCGACCAGCCATATGACAGG AAACAAGCGGACGTGAGCACGGGCCTCCTCATCCTCGGCGCGCTGTGCCAGTCCCTGCCGCTCATGCTGCGCTACGcggtgggcgccggcgagcaCTCCGTGGCCGCGGACACCACGGGCCTCGAGCTGTCACGCGCCTGCAGCATCGTCATGCTGCTCGCATACGCCGCCTACCTCTTCTTCCAGCTCAAGACGCACACCCAGCTCTTCGAGCCGCAGGagatcgacgacgacggtgagGTTGATCAGGAAGAGGCTGTCATCGGGTTTGCCAGTGGGTTCTTCTGGCTGGCATTCAAGACCGTGCTCATCGCCATTCTGTCCGAGTACGTCGTCGGCACGATTGAG CCTACCTCACAATCTTGGGGCTTGTCAGTGAGCTTCATCAGCATCATCCTACTCCCAATCGTCGGGAACGCGGCAGAGCACGCTGGGGCCATCATTTTTGCTCTCAAGAACAAGCTG GACATTACtcttggagtagctttggggtcGGCGACCCAGATCTCCATGTTTGTG GTGCCACTGAGTGTCATTGTAGCTTGGATCGCGGGTATTCAAATGGATCTGGACTTCAAGCTGCTAGAGACCGGCACTCTGTTCGTCTCAGTAATAGTAACAGCCTTCACCCTCCAG GATGGAGCGTCACACTATCTGAAGGGGATCCTTCTCCTTCTGTGCTACATTGTCATTGGCGCATGCTTTTTCGTCACGAGGCAACCTGCAA GTCATGCAAACGGCAACGGAGGCGGGCTGGCTGTACCGACCGGTACTTGGAACGCACAGGTGGCATAA
- the LOC101768412 gene encoding methylesterase 7, translated as MYLLTTARGHGEKPLASTMSPPPAIIPTAAEGAARIILVHGTGHGGWCWYRVATLLRAAGHRVDAPDLAASGADARRLRDAPTFEDYTRPLLDLLQALPDGERAVLVGHSFGGMSVALAAEAFPDKVAAAVFVTAFLPDCTNPRSHVIEKLTLTDWMDSVTDAEHDPPSVFLGPEFLREKLYQLSPPEDYTLSQSLARVSSHYVADLRGQPPFSEARYGAVRKVYVVCDQDQAMLEPYQRAMIAGCPVAEVRAIAGADHMAMFSALAELAGHLADVANTYA; from the exons ATGTACCTTCTCACTACTGCAAGAGGCCACGGAGAGAAACCACTAGCCAGCACCATGTCTCCGCCTCCGGCGATTATCCCCACGGCGGCCGAGGGCGCGGCGCGCATCATCCTGGTGCACGGCACGGGCCACGGCGGCTGGTGCTGGTACCGCGTGGCCACGCTGCTCCGCGCCGCTGGCCACCGCGTGGACGCGCCGGACCTCGCGGCCTCGGGCGCCGACGCGCGCCGGCTCCGCGACGCGCCCACCTTCGAGGACTACACGCGCCCGCTGCTGGACTTGCTCCAGGCGCTCCCCGACGGCGAGCGGGCCGTCCTGGTCGGCCACAGCTTCGGCGGCATGAgcgtcgcgctcgccgccgaggcGTTCCCGGACAAGGTCGCGGCCGCCGTGTTCGTCACCGCGTTCCTGCCCGACTGCACCAACCCGCGCTCGCACGTCATCGAGAAG CTTACCCTGACGGACTGGATGGACAGCGTGACGGACGCGGAGCACGACCCGCCCTCGGTGTTCCTAGGGCCTGAGTTCCTGCGGGAGAAGCTCTACCAGCTCAGCCCGCCGGAGGACTACACGCTGTCGCAGAGCCTGGCCCGGGTGAGCTCCCACTACGTGGCCGACCTGCGGGGCCAGCCGCCGTTCAGCGAGGCGCGGTATGGCGCGGTGCGCAAGGTGTACGTGGTGTGCGACCAGGACCAGGCCATGCTCGAGCCCTACCAGCGGGCGATGATCGCCGGCTGCCCCGTGGCCGAGGTCAGGGCGATCGCCGGCGCCGACCACATGGCCATGTTCTCCGCGCTGGCCGAGCTCGCGGGGCACCTCGCCGACGTCGCAAACACGTACGCCTGA
- the LOC101755309 gene encoding putative CCR4-associated factor 1 homolog 3, whose product MNAGVAPGMFQLASPPPPRVFQPSLPPPYRTLASHLLRLLHDFSPAIDTEYPGSDGRPLELAREVTFSDFDARRDRHAPESVAFLPSQGVDFDQARKRGVSSAAFAAKLAAVLSAQQQRQRDGELTWAAFGGAHDFTYMVKMLAGGRPLPGTWHEFVAQARDLLGGRLFDAKYMAEHCERADLCGSGGLRRVADSLCAQRNFLEPPACLAGR is encoded by the exons ATGAACGCCGGCGTCGCGCCAGGCATGTTCCAGCtcgcctctccgccgccgccgcgcgtatTTCAGCCGTCGCTTCCTCCACCATACCGCACCCTGGCGTCCCATTTACTGCGCCTGCTGCACGActtct cgcCGGCCATCGACACGGAGTACCCGGGCAGCGACGGCCGTCCGCTCGAGCTCGCGAGGGAGGTGACCTTCTCGGACTTCGACGCACGCCGCGACCGCCACGCCCCTGAGTCCGTCGCGTTCCTGCCGTCACAGGGCGTCGACTTCGACCAGGCGCGCAAGCGCGGCGTGAGCTCCGCGGCGTTCGCGGccaagctcgccgccgtcctgtcagcacagcagcagcggcagcgggacGGCGAGCTGACGTGGGCGGCGTTCGGCGGCGCGCACGACTTCACGTACATGGTAAAGATGCTCGCCGGCGGACGGCCGCTTCCGGGCACCTGGCACGAGTTCGTGGCGCAGGCGAGGGACCTCCTCGGCGGCCGACTTTTCGACGCCAAGTACATGGCGGAGCACTGCGAGCGGGCGGACCtgtgcggcagcggcggtctGAGGCGCGTGGCCGACAGCCTCTGCGCGCAGAGGAATTTCCTGGAGCCGCCAGCGTGCCTTGCTGGCCGGTAG